In Dysidea avara chromosome 3, odDysAvar1.4, whole genome shotgun sequence, a single window of DNA contains:
- the LOC136251032 gene encoding uncharacterized protein, producing the protein MPSKEAVRKSRKKENNRAYYEAHRESILSERKDKYSSECRSQRHANEYYKNVTASREKSAEATKTSFNKDLAKSRIESAERQREYYHQDLEKSRTEVAKKKREHYHQDLENSRVDSAESTKEHYRKDVAKSRAATRSSTSKYYFSNIEKLCKESKHRYLLKPPTESQMHSCVDSMIEGLLQQKETCSAIVNRFTELFYSIVDEMSLTTRKKTACRIVSRKLMHEALSTRKTSVGVLLRSLRKISGIQLVSEDDLEIQLHSSASEPYYYETAYKFSAPEEVTIVDHDNL; encoded by the exons atgccttcgaaggaagcggtgcggaagagtagaaagaaggagaataacagggcgtactatgaagctcatagagagtctatactctcagagagaaaggacaagtacagcagtgaatgccgatcacagcgtcatgctaatgagtactacaaaaatgtaacagcgtcgcgtgagaaatcagctgaagccaccaaaacatcatttaacaaagatttggcaaagtctcgcattgagtcagcggaaaggcaaagggaatactaccatcaagacttggaaaagtctcGCACTGAAGTTGCAAAAAAGAAAAGGGAAcactaccatcaagacttggaaaatTCTCGTGTGGATTCTGCAGAGAGCACTAAAGAACATTACCGCAAGGATGTTGCCAAATCCCGTGCTGCTACTAGATCCTCAACCAGCAAGTACTACTTTTCTAATATTGAGAAACTGTGCAAAGAATCTAAACACAG GTACTTGCTTAAGCCGCCAACTGAATCTCAAATGCATTCGTGTGTGGATAGCATGATCGAGGGTCTCTTACAGCAGAAGGAAACATGCTCTGCAATTGTCAATAGATTTACAGAACTGTTTTACTCCATTGTAGATGAAATGTCACTTACCACCAGGAAAAAGACTGCTTGTAGAATAGTATCCAGAAAGCTCATGCATGAAGCACTGTCAACTAGGAAAACCAGTGTTGGGGTACTTTTAAGAAGTCTTAGGAAAATTTCAGGTATCCAACTAGTCAGTGAAGATGACTTGGAAATACAATTACACTCTTCAGCTTCTGAGCCATACTACTATGAGACTGCCTACAAGTTCTCAGCTCCTGAAGAGGTTACAATTGTTGACCATGATAACTTGTGA